Proteins found in one Crassostrea angulata isolate pt1a10 chromosome 3, ASM2561291v2, whole genome shotgun sequence genomic segment:
- the LOC128176291 gene encoding ribokinase-like yields MDVVVVGSCNIDLVSYVPRLPAAGETIIGSKFSQGFGGKGANPAVMSARLGAKTALISMVGEDSFGKEYKEDLIKNKIDVSHIGTTSKAATGVAPIFVNDSGENSIVVVKGANDYLTKECVESAKDLIQKSKILLCNLEIDPKATLHALKMAKSFNIRSLFNMAPATTGLEDYFQYCDILVVNESEAEIITGMQVPGVQEAKTAAKSILQKGCQVVIVTLGENGAVVMSKADDEAVHIPTPKVQAMDTTGAGDAFCGSLAVFLSTKPELGLQESVYRANRIAGITVQSPGTQTSYPHWKDLPPELFGEERLLKLE; encoded by the exons ATGGACGTGGTTGTCGTAGGTAGCTGTAACATAGACCTTGTAAG CTATGTGCCTCGATTACCAGCAGCAGGGGAGACGATCATTGGGAGTAAATTCTCCCAGGGCTTTGGTGGGAAGGGTGCAAACCCTGCTGTGATGTCCGCCAGACTAGGAGCCAAAACTGCCCTTATTAGTATG GTGGGTGAAGACTCTTTTGGCAAGGAATACAAAGAGGAccttatcaaaaataaaattgatgttaGTCACATAGGGACCACTTCGAAGGCAGCGACTGGTGTGGCTCCTATCTTTGTCAATGACAGCG GAGAAAATTCCATAGTGGTTGTTAAAGGGGCCAATGATTATCTCACAAAAGAATGTGTAGAATCTGCTAAAGATTtgattcaaaaatcaaaaattctTTTGTGCAATCTGGAAATTGACCCAAAAGCAACCCTTCACGCCCTGAAGATGGCAAAATCCTTCAATA TAAGAAGTTTATTTAACATGGCACCGGCTACTACTGGGCTTGAAGATTATTTCCAATATTGTGATATTCTAGTTGTTAATGAGTCTGAG GCAGAAATAATCACAGGGATGCAAGTGCCTGGGGTACAAGAGGCCAAAACCGCtgcaaaatcaattttacagaAAGGTTGTCAAGTTGTCATAGTGACACTTGGAGAAAATGGGGCTGTTGTCATGAGTAAAGCAGATGATGAAGCAGTTCACATACCTACTCCTAAAGTCCAAGCCATGGATACCACT GGTGCGGGTGATGCATTCTGTGGTTCCCTAGCAGTGTTCCTGTCCACTAAGCCTGAGTTAGGTCTCCAGGAGTCTGTGTACAGGGCCAATAGGATCGCAGGGATAACTGTCCAGTCCCCGGGGACCCAGACCAGCTACCCCCACTGGAAAGACCTCCCTCCGGAACTGTTCGGTGAGGAGAGGCTGCTAAAACTAGAGTAA
- the LOC128178934 gene encoding 28S ribosomal protein S5, mitochondrial-like, with amino-acid sequence MSWIRVGFSATKNIISYTSILPSTGCQGCSTSISLYQYTQIQSRNYSFVNKVGSDQLWGGVTSVSAAGRKRGRTKSVKRRINLNIGQKIGYGKKGMQLPGLNTWVLTKSNERIKAGSQTDEQYEITLDSIRDFRGSTKKSRLKRKYPNPLNRGYNSSLLNGTSLGMPAPVRDETFEGFDSVLIEGKKVTNITATEGKVFASRALVAVGNGNGLAGFAVAKAKHPEVAAIKARDKAGQRLMFVERYKGHTIHHNTHAEVHCTKLFAKRTYDGHGVVAHKVIKDLCRLSGIKDIYIKLEGNTKNRITMTTAFFNAMTHQETHQELANRTNMHVVEFSEERNNVPVVLASPEDGKVQEKYYGSERDVYDLDTLYTKGKLHWTRPQMRPVWERLRFTSYQRRMAKEFRRRGQHEAQKVRRLCGLEPSKEERMRRDEVPKKEE; translated from the exons ATGAGTTGGATTCGTGTCGGATTCAGTGCTACCAAAAACATAataagttatacgagtatattGCCGTCAACAG GATGTCAGGGATGTTCCACGAGCATATCTCTGTACCAGTACACCCAAATACAGTCAAGAAATTACAGCTTTGTCAATAAAG TGGGCAGCGATCAGTTGTGGGGTGGAGTGACATCTGTCAGTGCAGCAGGAAGGAAAAGGGGGCGTACGAAATCCGTCAAAAGAAGAATTAACCTTAATATAGGACAGAAGATAGGATATG GCAAGAAAGGAATGCAGCTCCCAGGATTAAACACCTGGGTACTGACAAAATCCAATGAAAGAATTAAAGCCGGTTCTCAGACAGATGAACAGTACGAAATAACATTAGACTCTATTCGAGATTTCCGAGGTTCTACAAAGAAGTCTCGTCTTAAAAGGAAATATCCTAATCCTTTGAATAGGGGTTACAATAGCAGCCTCTTAAATGGAACAAGCTTGGGGATGCCTGCTCCTGTGAGAGACG AGACCTTTGAAGGCTTTGACTCAGTATTGATTGAA gGAAAAAAAGTAACTAATATAACAGCCACTGAGGGAAAGGTGTTTGCCTCTAGAGCTCTTGTAGCTGTTGGGAATGGAAATGGGCTTGCAG gtTTTGCTGTTGCTAAAGCAAAACATCCAGAGGTAGCAGCAATCAAG GCCAGGGACAAAGCGGGTCAACGTCTGATGTTTGTCGAGAGGTACAAGGGACACACCA TTCATCACAACACACATGCTGAGGTCCACTGTACAAAGCTTTTTGCCAAAAGGACATATGATG GACATGGAGTGGTGGCTCACAAGGTCATCAAGGATCTGTGCCGACTGTCCGGGATCAAGGACATCTATATAAAGCTGGAGGGCAACACAAAGAACAGGATCACAATGACCACGGCATTCTTTAATGCTATGACACACCAG GAAACACACCAAGAACTGGCCAACAGAACTAATATGCACGTAGTGGAATTTTCTGAGGAACGAAATAATGTTCCAGTGGTGTTGGCTTCTCCAGAGGATGGGAAAGTACAGGAGAAGTACTATGGAAGTGAGAGAGATGTGTATGATTTAGACACTCTGTACACTAAGGGCAAACTCCACTGGACGAGGCCTCAAATGAGGCCAGTTTGGGAGAGACTGAGGTTTACCTCGTATCAGAGGAGGATGGCCAAGGAGTTCAGGAGGCGGGGTCAGCACGAGGCACAGAAAGTGAGGAGATTGTGTGGACTGGAACCCTCCAAGGAAGAAAGAATGAGGCGAGATGAAGTTCCCAAAAAGGAGGAGTGA